The following proteins come from a genomic window of Candidatus Hydrogenedentota bacterium:
- a CDS encoding transposase, whose translation MTYGEAEGHEIENPLAKQLPSTEPDDCSPSFFQRGGEIDIKHNRLPHWQQGDVWCFVTWRLGDSLPAALLRQWRQEKDAWLKHNPRPWGVATEREYYGIFMERIDGWLDKGMGSCLLRDSSNAEIVAGALRHFDGERCDVASFVVMPNHVHVLFRPLGEYKLRAILQSWKGFTAREINKRMNRKGALWQEDYWDRLVRSDHHFEYYFGYIKENPNRAGLKPGEFIYLEKDN comes from the coding sequence ATGACGTACGGCGAGGCTGAAGGCCATGAAATAGAAAATCCGCTCGCGAAGCAACTCCCCTCCACGGAGCCAGACGATTGTTCCCCATCCTTCTTTCAGCGAGGCGGCGAAATCGATATCAAGCACAACCGGCTCCCTCACTGGCAGCAGGGAGATGTCTGGTGCTTCGTAACATGGCGATTGGGCGATTCCTTGCCGGCTGCGCTGCTTCGGCAGTGGCGGCAAGAAAAAGATGCGTGGTTGAAACACAATCCGCGCCCCTGGGGTGTTGCTACCGAGCGCGAATACTATGGGATCTTCATGGAGCGCATCGACGGCTGGCTGGACAAGGGAATGGGCTCGTGCCTTCTGCGAGATTCAAGCAATGCGGAAATCGTGGCGGGTGCATTGCGTCATTTTGATGGCGAGCGTTGTGATGTTGCATCTTTTGTGGTGATGCCAAACCATGTGCACGTGCTCTTTCGACCCTTGGGCGAGTATAAGTTGCGAGCGATTCTTCAATCGTGGAAGGGCTTCACGGCGCGCGAAATCAACAAACGTATGAACCGGAAGGGCGCCCTCTGGCAGGAGGACTATTGGGACCGGCTGGTAAGGAGCGATCACCACTTCGAATACTACTTCGGATATATCAAGGAGAATCCGAATAGAGCTGGACTAAAACCGGGGGAGTTTATCTACCTCGAAAAAGACAATTAA
- a CDS encoding SUMF1/EgtB/PvdO family nonheme iron enzyme — MMIRRLFPAILSVATFFVLGLFITVTAAATAAEAPAAGAVRTLELPGGVPLEMVWIPAGSFEMGQAPGERDAYPNKETPRHPVTLTRGFWMGKYEITKAQWQSVMGTSPWGGREQVSDDPASPAVYISWEAAQAFNEKLADHLNEDLRLPTEAEWEYACRAGTTTRFPWGDDLDYVEIDAHAWWRGTVPAGKDASAQPVGKKLPNPWGLHDMSGNVSEWCQDWHGYYFDGESVDPAGPSFAAHRVLRGGGWTATGGRCRSSRRDHEEPKAEHSHIGFRVAMGAPAPRPAGEPVFTDVFVAGEGGVSTYRIPAMITASDGSLLAFCEARKIAQDDASPTDMVLRRSLDEGKSWLPVQTLVPGTGAEALMNPCVVINRKTDEVVLVGINAHKTAPGHHRCLVLKSADNGKTWSAPRDITEAIVNADDSFVPGPGIGVQMDNGRLIIPGYTGEATIEMEENFRSCVMFSDDGGDTWTMGAPVAELSDESQVVSLKDGRLMLNMRGNMGRSCRGVATSADGGASWSTVRWDAALNECPCQASILRYSAGKTGGKDGLLFANPDNFGELYGVVERTKMTVRMSYDEGATWPVKRLIHAGPSSYSTLVQLSNGDIGILFEGGEKHRREWIRFARFSMAWLTGEMLP, encoded by the coding sequence ATGATGATTCGACGTTTGTTCCCCGCCATCTTGTCTGTGGCGACATTTTTCGTATTGGGTCTGTTCATCACGGTCACCGCCGCCGCCACGGCGGCGGAAGCCCCCGCCGCAGGCGCCGTGCGTACCCTGGAACTGCCGGGTGGCGTTCCCCTGGAAATGGTCTGGATTCCGGCGGGCAGTTTCGAGATGGGCCAGGCCCCGGGCGAGCGCGACGCCTACCCCAACAAGGAAACGCCCCGGCACCCAGTAACCCTCACCCGCGGCTTCTGGATGGGCAAGTATGAAATCACCAAGGCCCAGTGGCAGTCGGTCATGGGCACGAGTCCCTGGGGCGGCCGTGAGCAGGTGTCGGACGACCCCGCATCGCCTGCCGTGTACATATCCTGGGAGGCGGCGCAAGCCTTCAACGAGAAGCTCGCGGATCACTTGAATGAAGACCTCCGCCTGCCCACCGAGGCGGAGTGGGAATACGCGTGCCGCGCCGGCACCACCACGCGCTTTCCCTGGGGCGACGACCTCGACTACGTGGAGATCGATGCCCACGCATGGTGGCGTGGAACCGTCCCCGCCGGTAAAGACGCCAGCGCACAGCCCGTGGGAAAGAAACTCCCCAATCCGTGGGGCCTTCACGATATGAGCGGCAATGTCTCCGAATGGTGCCAGGACTGGCACGGCTACTACTTCGACGGCGAATCGGTGGACCCCGCCGGGCCGTCCTTCGCCGCGCACCGCGTGCTGCGCGGCGGGGGCTGGACCGCCACCGGCGGGCGATGCCGTTCATCGCGGCGCGACCACGAAGAACCCAAGGCGGAGCACAGCCACATCGGCTTTCGCGTCGCCATGGGCGCGCCCGCGCCGCGCCCGGCCGGTGAACCCGTCTTTACTGATGTCTTTGTGGCTGGGGAGGGCGGCGTGAGCACCTACCGCATCCCCGCCATGATCACCGCGTCCGACGGCAGCCTGCTGGCCTTCTGCGAGGCGCGGAAGATCGCGCAGGACGATGCCAGCCCGACCGACATGGTGCTGCGGCGCAGTCTCGACGAAGGCAAGAGCTGGCTCCCCGTCCAGACCCTCGTGCCGGGAACCGGCGCGGAAGCCCTCATGAATCCCTGTGTCGTGATAAACCGGAAAACGGACGAGGTGGTGCTCGTGGGGATCAACGCCCACAAGACTGCCCCCGGCCACCACCGCTGCCTCGTCCTCAAGAGCGCGGACAACGGCAAGACCTGGTCCGCGCCCCGCGATATTACCGAGGCCATCGTCAACGCGGACGATAGCTTCGTGCCCGGCCCCGGCATCGGCGTCCAGATGGACAACGGCCGCCTGATCATTCCCGGCTATACCGGCGAGGCCACCATCGAAATGGAAGAAAACTTTCGCTCCTGCGTCATGTTCAGCGACGACGGCGGCGACACCTGGACCATGGGTGCGCCCGTGGCCGAGCTTTCCGACGAGTCCCAGGTGGTGTCTTTGAAGGATGGGCGCCTCATGCTCAACATGCGCGGCAACATGGGCCGGAGCTGCCGCGGCGTGGCCACCAGTGCCGACGGCGGCGCGAGCTGGTCCACCGTGCGCTGGGACGCCGCCCTCAACGAGTGCCCCTGCCAGGCCAGCATCCTGCGCTACAGCGCCGGAAAGACAGGCGGGAAAGACGGCCTCCTCTTCGCCAACCCGGACAACTTCGGCGAGCTCTACGGCGTCGTGGAGCGAACAAAGATGACGGTGCGCATGAGTTACGACGAAGGCGCCACCTGGCCCGTAAAGAGACTCATCCACGCCGGCCCTTCGTCCTACTCCACTTTGGTGCAGCTCTCCAACGGCGACATCGGCATCCTCTTCGAAGGCGGAGAAAAGCACCGCCGAGAATGGATACGCTTCGCCCGCTTTTCCATGGCCTGGCTCACGGGCGAAATGCTTCCCTGA
- a CDS encoding Gfo/Idh/MocA family oxidoreductase, which produces MKTHPSSRRDFLKWSSAALAVPLILPARAWGNDAPSNRVNIALIGAGGRGSGLLNDAVHRPEAQFLAVSDCYTDRRESTRDKLNTFYKGNMVQAYADFREVLARKDIDAVIIATPDHWHVPIAIAAARAGKAIYVEKPLGVSMEWAWELRRVAAEHRTVIQYGTQQRSAPQFRQACELVRNGYIGEVSRVDAWCADISSQYAAFSVPQYGSTEPAPVPEGFDFDRWTGPSPERTYTVDRCTCYGTYHLYDYALGFIAGWGAHPLDIVQWGLGTDHTSPVQYSGTGSLPTQGLYDTIESWDTECVYESGVKLRFMGHRVAEPIVSVYRPWKDHGTTFFGSEGWVSVDRGGILASNPDILKVKFKESDVRLKETTSHMGDLLHCAKTGETPVSPLEAAIRSDTISHLCDIAIRLNRPLRWNPEKEQILDDTEATAMLSRPVRAPWDLHKDMVS; this is translated from the coding sequence ATGAAAACGCACCCGTCTTCACGCAGGGATTTCTTGAAATGGTCGTCGGCCGCGCTCGCGGTGCCCCTGATTCTTCCCGCGCGCGCCTGGGGCAACGATGCGCCCAGCAATCGCGTTAACATCGCCCTCATCGGCGCGGGCGGGCGCGGAAGCGGTCTGCTCAATGACGCCGTGCACCGACCGGAGGCCCAGTTTCTCGCCGTGAGCGATTGCTACACGGATCGGCGGGAATCCACTCGGGACAAGCTGAATACCTTTTACAAAGGCAACATGGTCCAGGCCTATGCCGACTTTCGCGAGGTGCTCGCCCGGAAGGACATCGACGCCGTGATCATCGCCACGCCCGATCACTGGCACGTGCCCATCGCGATTGCGGCGGCGCGCGCGGGCAAGGCGATCTATGTGGAGAAGCCCCTGGGCGTGAGCATGGAGTGGGCCTGGGAATTGCGCCGCGTCGCGGCGGAGCACAGAACCGTCATCCAGTATGGCACCCAGCAACGCTCCGCGCCCCAGTTCCGCCAGGCCTGCGAACTCGTCCGCAACGGCTACATCGGCGAGGTTTCCCGCGTGGATGCGTGGTGCGCCGATATTTCCAGCCAGTACGCCGCCTTCAGTGTGCCCCAGTACGGCAGTACGGAGCCTGCGCCGGTCCCCGAAGGATTTGATTTTGATCGCTGGACCGGCCCGTCGCCCGAGCGAACCTACACCGTCGATCGCTGTACCTGCTACGGCACCTATCACCTCTACGACTACGCCCTGGGCTTTATCGCGGGGTGGGGCGCCCACCCCCTCGATATCGTCCAATGGGGGCTTGGCACAGACCACACGAGCCCCGTGCAGTACAGCGGCACGGGAAGCCTCCCTACACAGGGACTCTACGACACCATCGAGTCCTGGGACACGGAATGCGTCTATGAAAGCGGCGTGAAGCTCCGCTTCATGGGACACCGCGTAGCGGAGCCGATTGTTTCGGTCTACCGCCCCTGGAAGGACCACGGCACGACCTTCTTCGGAAGCGAGGGCTGGGTCAGCGTCGATCGCGGCGGTATCCTGGCCAGCAACCCTGACATCCTGAAGGTGAAATTCAAAGAGAGCGATGTACGCCTGAAAGAGACCACGAGCCACATGGGCGATCTCCTGCACTGCGCGAAGACGGGAGAGACACCCGTGAGCCCCCTCGAAGCCGCCATTCGCTCCGACACGATAAGCCATCTGTGCGACATCGCGATCCGGCTCAACCGCCCGCTGCGCTGGAACCCGGAAAAGGAGCAGATCCTCGACGATACCGAAGCCACCGCCATGCTCAGCCGGCCCGTCCGCGCGCCCTGGGATCTACACAAGGACATGGTGAGCTGA
- a CDS encoding PmoA family protein yields the protein MRVHTISIWSLALVVVCLVAPAFADPLQVLLLSGQNNHEWRETTPKLREILEKEGGAEVAVLDKPETMTAEYLAGFDVILSNWNNWGDAAATGWPEAARSALIEFVAGGKGFVSVHAGSSSFYDWADYQKMAITAWDLQNTGHGKQHHFTVKSSGVAHPITEGMADFTTFDELWHKVPVPPEAQVLATAWSDPEFRGTGNEEPILFSRDFGKGRSVNFLLGHHVRAMSHPAFATLLRRAVAWAATGSVPPAPRNLEWTQTGEALALKLNGATLWQLNFGKDARKPYFHPLALAEGPALTWEAPPDHPWHHALWFSWKFINGVNFWEESRETGLPDGRTLWDAPVIDTQADGSAVVQFNLRYEIDPGKPVLAESRTLHLSPPDWMGACTIDWDATFKALNADVVLDRTPIEGEPEGKSWGGYAGLSMRFSLMIDAEVNSEAGPVALDAPQANLDARALDFSGVIDGHPVGLAMLLREGSNAPSSPWYVIAQPDNNFHYFSPALLYRAPRTLKVGETLALHYRIVVHPGVWNSHRLRQEMAVMNAAQPKQ from the coding sequence ATGCGCGTCCATACAATCTCAATCTGGTCTTTGGCCCTGGTGGTCGTTTGCCTGGTTGCCCCCGCATTCGCCGATCCGCTTCAGGTGCTGCTCCTGAGCGGACAGAATAACCACGAGTGGCGGGAGACGACGCCGAAGCTGCGCGAGATCCTGGAAAAGGAGGGTGGGGCCGAGGTCGCGGTGCTCGATAAACCCGAGACCATGACAGCCGAGTACCTCGCTGGATTCGACGTGATCCTGAGCAACTGGAACAACTGGGGCGATGCCGCCGCCACAGGCTGGCCCGAAGCGGCGCGGAGCGCGCTGATCGAGTTCGTCGCCGGAGGTAAGGGCTTCGTCTCCGTCCACGCCGGGTCTTCCTCGTTCTACGATTGGGCGGACTACCAGAAGATGGCGATCACCGCCTGGGACCTCCAGAACACGGGACACGGGAAGCAGCATCACTTTACCGTGAAATCATCCGGCGTGGCGCATCCCATCACCGAAGGCATGGCGGACTTCACCACCTTCGACGAGCTCTGGCACAAGGTTCCCGTTCCCCCGGAGGCCCAGGTGCTCGCCACGGCCTGGTCCGACCCGGAATTTCGCGGCACCGGAAACGAAGAGCCGATTCTCTTCAGTCGAGACTTCGGCAAGGGCCGCAGCGTGAACTTCCTCCTCGGCCATCACGTCCGCGCCATGAGCCATCCCGCCTTTGCCACGCTGCTCCGGCGCGCGGTGGCCTGGGCCGCAACGGGCTCCGTTCCACCAGCGCCCCGGAACCTCGAATGGACTCAGACGGGTGAAGCACTAGCGTTGAAACTGAACGGCGCCACCCTCTGGCAGTTGAACTTCGGGAAGGACGCCCGGAAGCCCTATTTTCACCCCCTGGCCCTGGCTGAAGGCCCGGCCTTGACTTGGGAAGCCCCGCCGGATCACCCCTGGCACCACGCGCTGTGGTTCTCCTGGAAGTTTATCAATGGCGTTAACTTCTGGGAAGAGAGCCGGGAAACTGGACTGCCCGACGGCAGGACGCTCTGGGACGCGCCCGTCATTGACACACAGGCCGATGGTTCCGCCGTCGTTCAATTCAACCTGCGCTACGAAATCGATCCGGGAAAGCCTGTGCTGGCAGAGTCGCGGACGCTACATCTTTCTCCACCGGACTGGATGGGCGCCTGCACCATCGACTGGGATGCGACTTTCAAGGCCCTGAATGCCGATGTGGTGCTGGACCGCACGCCCATCGAGGGCGAGCCGGAAGGAAAATCCTGGGGCGGCTACGCCGGTCTTTCCATGCGCTTCAGCCTGATGATCGACGCGGAAGTAAACTCGGAAGCGGGCCCTGTGGCATTGGACGCGCCCCAGGCGAATCTCGACGCCCGCGCTCTGGATTTCAGTGGCGTGATTGATGGCCACCCCGTGGGTCTTGCCATGCTGTTGCGCGAGGGAAGCAACGCCCCGTCGTCACCCTGGTATGTCATCGCGCAGCCGGACAACAACTTTCATTACTTCAGTCCCGCTCTGCTCTACCGCGCGCCCCGCACCCTCAAAGTGGGGGAGACGCTCGCCCTTCACTACCGTATTGTCGTCCATCCCGGCGTGTGGAACAGCCACCGGCTCCGTCAGGAAATGGCCGTCATGAACGCCGCTCAACCGAAACAATAA